The Rhopalosiphum maidis isolate BTI-1 chromosome 1, ASM367621v3, whole genome shotgun sequence genome has a segment encoding these proteins:
- the LOC113555605 gene encoding solute carrier organic anion transporter family member 3A1, with protein MAAFKGRTGTAADEKEAADAMLATTAVIGDGYRNVGGAAAAAAAAAGDDDDDDEDVQCGIGPCRSKWMQVFASKQVFLATFCFSWVLQGMFSTYFVSVITTLEKLFQLQSKTMGLVLSATEIGQIGSSLLLTYYGGQGHRPRWIASSMVLFGVATFACSSPHFLFGHHQYSPASAAMAGSGFAGPAGNATTAADYYPSNVCVPPDVTAGQTSPQPQVQHEMCEQNELSEQLEQSRNTQIVVAIFFTSLLGVGIGQTAVYTLGIPFIDDNVASRESPLYFSITIGVRILGPSFGFLLGALCTSLYADLSNEPNMDTNNPRWVGAWWLGLVGISATLLLTSIPMFAFPKRLPSPSSACNGALKKQHPPPYDGLPAVPKAPKLKDFPTAVKRLLKNDMLMYRTASSVFHLLPLAGIYTFLPKYFESQFHFPTHTANMVTGIYGIMVMGIGIIISGIFILKKNPNARAVAAWIAFTALAYAIGMCILMFFGCPTTNITGLRYDELDQPKFVSPCSDHCVCDEEMFSPICGVDGITYFSACHAGCRNQTFGNEYSAGYKFTDCQCMNNNVTEAYPGSCKDDCEDSGFWYIALFSLFVFIHSTSEVGSMLLILRCVHPQDKAMALGLIQFAIGLFGNVPCPILYGAVVDSACLIWEMTCGKQGACSLYNSDSFRIFYHGVTGLLMMCAFFVDIIVWYKAGSINFEDDHQLPVNEEELSQLTPITDKTETTV; from the exons ATGGCCGCGTTCAAGGGCCGGACCGGGACGGCGGCCGACGAAAAGGAGGCGGCGGACGCCATGCTGGCCACCACGGCCGTGATCGGAGACGGCTATCGCAACGTCGGCGGTgccgctgccgccgccgccgccgccgccggagacgacgacgacgacgacgaagacGTGCAGTGCGGCATCGGGCCGTGTCGGTCCAAGTGGATGCAGGTGTTCGCGTCCAAGCAAGTGTTCTTGGCCACGTTCTGTTTCAGCTGGGTGTTGCAGGGCATGTTCTCCACGTATTTCGTGAGCGTGATCACCACGCTGGAGAAGCTGTTCCAGTTGCAGAGCAAGACCATGGGATTGGTGCTCAGCGCCACCGAAATCGGGCAGATCGGCTCGTCGCTGTTGCTCACGTATTACGGTGGCCAGGGACACCGGCCCAGGTGGATAGCGTCCAGCATGGTGCTGTTCGGGGTGGCCACGTTCGCGTGCTCGTCGCCGCACTTCCTGTTCGGCCACCACCAGTACTCGCCGGCGTCGGCGGCGATGGCCGGCAGCGGGTTCGCCGGGCCGGCGGGTAACGCGACCACCGCGGCCGACTATTACCCGTCCAACGTGTGCGTGCCGCCGGACGTCACCGCCGGACAGACCAGTCCTCAGCCGCAGGTGCAGCACGAGATGTGCGAACAGAACGAACTGTCCGAACAGCTGGAACAGTCCAGGAACACGCAAATCGTAGTGGCCATATTCTTCACCAGCCTGCTGGGCGTGGGCATCGGTCAGACGGCCGTCTACACGCTGGGCATACCGTTCATTGACGACAACGTGGCCAGCCGCGAGTCGCCGCTGTACTTCTCCATCACCATCGGCGTCCGCATACTCGGCCCGTCCTTTGGCTTCCTGTTGGGCGCGCTGTGCACCAGCCTTTACGCGGACCTCAGCAACGAGCCCAACATGGACACCAACAACCCGCGGTGGGTGGGCGCGTGGTGGCTGGGCTTGGTGGGCATTTCGGCCACGCTGCTGTTGACGTCCATCCCCATGTTCGCGTTCCCCAAGCGGTTGCCCAGCCCGTCGTCGGCCTGCAACGGCGCCTTGAAAAAGCAGCATCCGCCCCCGTACGACGGCCTGCCGGCCGTGCCCAAAGCGCCCAAGCTCAAAGACTTTCCTACTGCCGTCAAGAGGCTGCTGAAGAACGACATGCTCATGTACAGGACCGCGAGCAGCGTGTTCCACCTGTTGCCGCTGGCCGGCATCTACACGTTCCTACCGAAATACTTCGAATCACAGTTCCACTTCCCCACGCACACCGCCAACATGGTCACAG gcaTTTACGGAATCATGGTTATGGGCATTGGAATCATAATATCGGGTATATTCATACTGAAGAAAAATCCCAATGCTAGAGCAGTTGCCGCGTGGATCGCGTTTACGGCCCTGGCTTATGCCATCG gtATGtgcattttaatgtttttcggATGTCCTACCACGAATATCACAGGACTGCGATACGACGAACT GGACCAGCCCAAGTTTGTGTCGCCATGCTCGGACCATTGCGTGTGTGACGAGGAGATGTTCAGTCCGATATGCGGCGTGGATGGGATAACGTACTTCTCAGCGTGCCACGCCGGATGCCGGAATCAGACGTTCGGAAATGAGTACAGTGCCGGCTACAag ttcacGGACTGCCAGTGCATGAACAATAACGTTACGGAAGCGTATCCGGGCTCATGTAAAGACGATTGCGAGGATTCGGGCTTTTGGTACATAGCTTTATTTTCCTTGTTCGTGTTCATTCATTCCACTTCCGAAGTGGGCAGCATGCTACTCATACTTCGGTGCGTACATCCTCAGGACAAAGCCATGGCTCTCGGGCTCATACAGTTTGCCATAGGCCTATTTG GTAACGTTCCTTGCCCCATATTGTACGGAGCGGTCGTCGACTCGGCATGTCTCATATGGGAAATGACGTGCGGGAAACAAGGAGCGTGCTCTCTGTACAACTCGGACTCGTTCCGTATCTTCTACCATG gtGTTACTGGGCTGCTAATGATGTGCGCCTTTTTCGTTGATATAATTGTCTGGTACAAAGCGGGGAGTATAAACTTCGAGGACGATCATCAACTGCCGGTTAACGAGGAAGAACTGAGTCAACTGACACCTATCACTGACAAAACCGAAACAACTGTTTGA
- the LOC113557485 gene encoding uncharacterized protein LOC113557485, producing the protein MKTTRFSVSALIVMSLLITGCLCRPQDSNSKSLKESVPGGAKPLESVTGPTIPSNRMDRLQKPSQVLNMGFDEIVVESNLQVHNRAGSKNKSKIMLPSNSTATSMQTSKSARSLLV; encoded by the exons ATGAAGACCACTCGATTTTCAGTCAGCGCGCTAATAGTAATGTCACTCCTAATAACCGGATGCCTTTGCAGACCACAGGATTCCAATAGTAAATCATTAAAGGAATCCGTCCCGGGTGGAGCCAAACCGCTGGAAAGTGTGACCGGGCCGACGATTCCGTCCAACCGGATGGACAGACTTCAGAAGCCCTCACAAG TGTTGAACATGGGTTTCGACGAGATCGTCGTCGAGTCAAACTTACAAGTGCACAACCGAGCTGGatctaaaaacaaatcaaaaatcatGCTGCCTTCTAACTCGACGGCTACTTCGATGCAAACCAGCAAATCGGCCAGATCGTTATTGGTGTGA